The Microplitis demolitor isolate Queensland-Clemson2020A chromosome 8, iyMicDemo2.1a, whole genome shotgun sequence genome has a segment encoding these proteins:
- the LOC103573247 gene encoding AP-1 complex subunit sigma-2 isoform X1, which translates to MMQFMLLFSRQGKLRLQKWYVAHPDKLKKKITRELITTILARKPKMSSFLEWKDVKVVYKRYASLYFCCAIEQNDNELLTLEIIHRYVELLDKYFGSVCELDIIFNFEKAYFILDELLVGGEIQETSKKNVLKAIAAQDLLQEEETPQGFFEDHGLG; encoded by the exons atg atgcaatttatgttattattcaGCCGTCAAGGTAAATTACGATTACAAAAATGGTATGTAGCACATCCAGAtaaacttaagaaaaaaataacacgaGAATTGATCACGACAATTCTTGCAAGAAAACCTAAAATGTCTAGTTTTCTTGAGTGGAAAGACGTCAAAGTTGTTTATaaaag ataCGCCAGTTTATACTTTTGTTGTGCTATTGAACAAAACGACaatgaattattaacattagAAATTATACATCGATATGTTGAATTATTggataaatattttggaagt GTATGTGAGTtagatattattttcaattttgaaaaagccTACTTCATCCTAGATGAGCTGCTTGTCGGGGGCGAAATACAGGAgaccagtaaaaaaaatgtattaaaggCTATCGCAGCGCAGGATTTACTGCAGGAG GAGGAAACACCCCAAGGATTTTTTGAAGACCATGGACttggataa
- the LOC103573247 gene encoding AP-1 complex subunit sigma-2 isoform X3 — MMQFMLLFSRQGKLRLQKWYVAHPDKLKKKITRELITTILARKPKMSSFLEWKDVKVVYKRYASLYFCCAIEQNDNELLTLEIIHRYVELLDKYFGSVCELDIIFNFEKAYFILDELLVGGEIQETSKKNVLKAIAAQDLLQES; from the exons atg atgcaatttatgttattattcaGCCGTCAAGGTAAATTACGATTACAAAAATGGTATGTAGCACATCCAGAtaaacttaagaaaaaaataacacgaGAATTGATCACGACAATTCTTGCAAGAAAACCTAAAATGTCTAGTTTTCTTGAGTGGAAAGACGTCAAAGTTGTTTATaaaag ataCGCCAGTTTATACTTTTGTTGTGCTATTGAACAAAACGACaatgaattattaacattagAAATTATACATCGATATGTTGAATTATTggataaatattttggaagt GTATGTGAGTtagatattattttcaattttgaaaaagccTACTTCATCCTAGATGAGCTGCTTGTCGGGGGCGAAATACAGGAgaccagtaaaaaaaatgtattaaaggCTATCGCAGCGCAGGATTTACTGCAGGAG agttAA
- the LOC103573247 gene encoding AP-1 complex subunit sigma-2 isoform X2, which yields MMQFMLLFSRQGKLRLQKWYVAHPDKLKKKITRELITTILARKPKMSSFLEWKDVKVVYKRYASLYFCCAIEQNDNELLTLEIIHRYVELLDKYFGSVCELDIIFNFEKAYFILDELLVGGEIQETSKKNVLKAIAAQDLLQEDEAVEGALREIGLL from the exons atg atgcaatttatgttattattcaGCCGTCAAGGTAAATTACGATTACAAAAATGGTATGTAGCACATCCAGAtaaacttaagaaaaaaataacacgaGAATTGATCACGACAATTCTTGCAAGAAAACCTAAAATGTCTAGTTTTCTTGAGTGGAAAGACGTCAAAGTTGTTTATaaaag ataCGCCAGTTTATACTTTTGTTGTGCTATTGAACAAAACGACaatgaattattaacattagAAATTATACATCGATATGTTGAATTATTggataaatattttggaagt GTATGTGAGTtagatattattttcaattttgaaaaagccTACTTCATCCTAGATGAGCTGCTTGTCGGGGGCGAAATACAGGAgaccagtaaaaaaaatgtattaaaggCTATCGCAGCGCAGGATTTACTGCAGGAG GATGAAGCTGTCGAAGGTGCTCTACGGGAAATAGGGCTTTTGTAA